The Methylomicrobium lacus LW14 genome window below encodes:
- the speA gene encoding biosynthetic arginine decarboxylase: MNSTAYPHWTLRDSAETYAIDSWGDGYFTINAAGHVSVKPSSDQNVELDLYEIAHSLHEKNLSLPVLVRFTDILKDKVNRLNRAFEKACAKYDYQGRYTPVYPIKVNQQRQVVEGILKADHIGLEAGSKPELLAIMALSNQKVVVCNGYKDRAYIRLALIGQKMGLDLYLVIEKPIELELIIEESHKLNIKPNIGVRVRLSSISAGKWQNSGGEKSKFGLHAHELLQLVKGLKQADLLDSLKLMHFHMGSQIANIHDIKVALKEAGQFYVELRRLGAPIRIVDAGGGLGVDYDGSRSRRESSMNYSVDEYAQNIVRSFSEICAEKQAPEPDIITESGRAITAHHAVLITNVTDIESPYRDGEPPALAERINPVELYHDAQFELAEARARFAQDKLDIEGLAQAENAYALLCRQLQHRLNPNTQSEEAILQELNEKLADKVFCNFSLFQSMPDIWGIDQIFPIMPIHRLDEEPTRRAVLQDLTCDSDGRIDQYIDGQNIEKTLPVHRIDSREPYLIGFFMVGAYQEILGDMHNLFGDTHAINIELDEHGYHFFDLQEGEHVSDLLDYVHISPEELKAAYRDKLAASGLGVEERRAYEQELSAGLTSYTYLEKA, from the coding sequence TTGAATTCGACTGCTTACCCACACTGGACCCTCCGCGATTCCGCGGAAACCTATGCGATCGACAGCTGGGGAGACGGTTATTTTACGATCAACGCGGCAGGGCATGTCAGCGTGAAGCCGAGTTCCGACCAGAACGTGGAACTGGATTTATACGAAATCGCCCACTCGCTGCATGAAAAAAACCTGTCGCTGCCGGTGCTGGTGCGCTTCACCGATATTTTGAAGGACAAGGTCAACCGGCTGAACCGGGCGTTCGAGAAAGCCTGCGCGAAATACGACTATCAGGGCCGTTACACGCCGGTGTATCCGATCAAGGTCAATCAGCAGCGCCAGGTCGTCGAAGGCATTCTGAAGGCCGATCACATCGGCCTCGAAGCGGGCAGCAAGCCGGAGCTGCTCGCGATCATGGCCTTGTCGAATCAAAAAGTGGTGGTCTGCAACGGCTACAAGGACAGAGCCTACATCCGCCTCGCGCTGATCGGCCAGAAAATGGGCCTCGATCTGTATCTGGTGATCGAAAAGCCGATCGAACTGGAATTGATCATCGAAGAATCGCACAAACTGAACATTAAGCCGAATATCGGCGTGCGCGTCAGATTATCGAGCATCAGCGCCGGCAAATGGCAAAACAGCGGCGGCGAAAAGTCCAAATTCGGCCTGCACGCGCACGAACTTCTGCAACTGGTCAAAGGACTGAAACAGGCCGATCTGCTCGATTCCCTGAAACTGATGCATTTTCACATGGGCTCGCAGATCGCGAACATTCACGACATCAAGGTCGCGTTGAAGGAAGCCGGCCAGTTTTATGTCGAACTGCGCCGCCTCGGCGCGCCGATCCGCATCGTCGATGCGGGCGGCGGCCTCGGCGTCGATTATGACGGCAGCCGCTCGCGGCGCGAATCGTCGATGAATTACAGCGTCGATGAATACGCGCAGAACATCGTGCGCAGCTTCTCCGAGATTTGCGCGGAAAAACAGGCGCCAGAGCCGGACATCATCACCGAGTCGGGGCGCGCGATCACCGCCCATCATGCGGTGCTGATCACCAATGTGACCGACATCGAGTCGCCTTACCGGGACGGCGAGCCGCCGGCCCTGGCGGAGCGCATCAATCCGGTCGAACTGTACCATGACGCGCAGTTCGAGCTGGCGGAAGCGCGCGCGCGCTTTGCCCAGGACAAACTCGACATCGAAGGCCTCGCCCAGGCCGAAAACGCCTACGCGCTGCTGTGCCGGCAATTGCAGCACCGGCTGAATCCGAACACGCAGAGCGAAGAAGCGATTTTGCAGGAATTGAACGAAAAACTGGCCGACAAGGTGTTCTGCAATTTTTCGCTGTTTCAGTCGATGCCGGACATCTGGGGCATCGACCAGATCTTCCCGATCATGCCGATTCATAGGCTCGATGAAGAACCGACCCGGCGCGCGGTATTGCAGGATCTGACCTGCGATTCGGACGGCCGCATCGACCAGTATATCGACGGCCAGAACATCGAAAAAACGCTGCCGGTGCACCGGATCGACAGCCGCGAGCCTTATCTGATCGGCTTCTTCATGGTCGGCGCCTATCAGGAAATCCTCGGCGACATGCACAACCTGTTCGGCGACACCCATGCGATCAATATCGAACTGGACGAACACGGCTATCATTTTTTCGATTTGCAGGAAGGCGAGCATGTGTCCGACCTGCTCGATTACGTGCATATCAGCCCCGAGGAATTGAAGGCGGCCTACCGCGATAAACTGGCCGCCAGCGGGCTCGGCGTAGAGGAACGGCGCGCCTATGAACAGGAACTCAGCGCCGGCTTGACCTCCTATACTTATCTGGAGAAAGCATGA
- the speE gene encoding polyamine aminopropyltransferase, with translation MINPNEWFTEEAPGVASAFSLKIKKKLHEEQSPFQHLEIFETESFGNLMVIDGCTMVSTRDNFFYHEMISHPALYTHPDPKRVWIIGGGDCGTLREVLKHPAVEKAVQIDIDERVTRLAEIYFPELCESNNDPRADLKFIDGIKWVKDAEPNSVDIIIVDSTDPAGPAEGLFSEAFYRDCFNCLSENGMVVQQSESALFYMKLIGEMRGAMQSAGFAHLQTLFFPQCIYPSGWWSATIAGKSSLKQFREQESANKPFDTTFYNVDMHKAALAQPEFFKKAFGG, from the coding sequence ATGATCAATCCCAACGAATGGTTTACCGAAGAAGCGCCCGGCGTCGCCTCGGCCTTTTCGCTGAAAATCAAGAAAAAGCTGCACGAAGAGCAGTCGCCATTTCAACATTTGGAAATCTTTGAGACCGAAAGCTTCGGCAACCTGATGGTGATCGACGGCTGCACGATGGTGTCGACGCGCGACAACTTTTTTTATCATGAGATGATCAGCCATCCGGCGCTCTATACCCATCCCGATCCGAAACGGGTCTGGATCATCGGCGGCGGCGACTGCGGCACGTTGCGGGAAGTCTTGAAGCATCCGGCGGTCGAAAAGGCGGTGCAGATCGACATCGACGAGCGCGTGACCCGCCTGGCCGAAATCTATTTCCCGGAACTGTGCGAGTCGAACAACGATCCGCGCGCGGATTTGAAATTCATCGACGGCATCAAGTGGGTCAAGGACGCCGAGCCGAATTCGGTCGACATCATCATCGTCGACAGCACCGATCCTGCGGGCCCCGCCGAAGGCTTGTTCAGCGAGGCGTTTTACCGCGACTGCTTCAACTGTTTGTCCGAAAACGGCATGGTCGTGCAGCAAAGCGAATCGGCGCTGTTTTACATGAAGCTGATCGGCGAAATGCGCGGCGCGATGCAGTCCGCAGGCTTTGCCCATTTGCAGACCCTGTTCTTCCCTCAATGCATCTATCCCTCCGGCTGGTGGAGCGCGACGATCGCGGGCAAGAGCAGCCTGAAGCAATTCCGCGAACAGGAGTCGGCGAACAAGCCTTTCGATACGACTTTTTACAATGTCGACATGCACAAGGCCGCGTTGGCGCAGCCGGAGTTTTTCAAAAAGGCGTTCGGCGGCTGA
- a CDS encoding accessory factor UbiK family protein, translated as MFFDAKSIDEIASKLANTIPPGLNHIKEDLEKNFHAVLQGALSKLDLVTREEFEVQKLVLAKTRANLEALEKRVAALEQQVLSKEEL; from the coding sequence ATGTTTTTTGATGCAAAGTCAATCGATGAAATTGCCAGCAAGCTGGCCAATACCATTCCACCCGGTCTGAATCATATTAAAGAAGACCTCGAAAAGAACTTTCATGCGGTGCTGCAAGGCGCTTTGAGCAAGCTGGATCTGGTCACCCGCGAAGAATTTGAAGTGCAAAAGCTGGTGCTGGCGAAAACCCGCGCCAACCTCGAAGCCTTGGAAAAACGCGTCGCCGCGCTCGAACAGCAGGTGCTGTCCAAGGAAGAGTTGTAA
- a CDS encoding YifB family Mg chelatase-like AAA ATPase codes for MALAVVYSRGRTGIEAPLVMVEVDVANGLPALNIVGLPEAAVKESKDRVRGAIQNSRFEFPAQRITVNLAPADLPKEGGRFDLAIALGILAASGQIPGAKLSEFECIGELSLGGELRPVNGVLPVAIQARNNQRKLILPRDNTAEAALVKGIEIIPAVHLLEVCAHLAGQKSIAAEFECSAPERPSDDLDFADVHGQYHVKRAFEIAAAGAHNLLMLGPPGTGKSMLASRLPTILPLLTEQQAQETAAIASVSDHGLDVANWLRPPYRAPHHTASAAALVGGGSNPRPGEISLAHNGTLFLDELPEFDRKVLEVLREPLETGHITISRANRQADFPARFQLVAAMNPCPCGYLGDASGRCHCTSEQVMRYRARISGPLLDRIDMHLEVPRVPHEVLRKGSPDGEESSAVIRARVAAARMLAVARTGKANSGMTAKEVKQFCNLSEPGHRLLEQAMDKFGLSNRAYHRILKLARTIADLAGSETIEIAHLSEAIGYRKLDRRS; via the coding sequence ATGGCTCTGGCGGTCGTTTACAGCCGCGGGCGCACCGGCATCGAAGCGCCGCTGGTGATGGTCGAGGTCGATGTCGCGAACGGCCTGCCGGCGTTGAATATCGTCGGGTTGCCGGAAGCCGCGGTCAAGGAAAGCAAGGACAGGGTGCGCGGCGCGATTCAGAACTCGCGTTTCGAATTTCCGGCTCAGCGCATCACGGTCAATCTGGCGCCGGCCGATTTACCGAAGGAAGGCGGACGCTTCGATCTTGCGATCGCGCTCGGCATTCTGGCGGCTTCCGGTCAAATTCCGGGCGCCAAGCTTTCGGAGTTCGAATGCATCGGCGAGCTTTCACTCGGCGGCGAACTGCGGCCGGTCAACGGCGTGTTGCCGGTTGCGATTCAGGCGCGCAATAACCAGCGCAAGCTGATCCTGCCCAGAGACAACACCGCCGAGGCGGCGCTGGTCAAGGGCATCGAAATCATTCCGGCCGTGCATTTGCTCGAGGTGTGCGCGCATCTGGCCGGGCAGAAATCGATCGCGGCCGAATTTGAGTGCAGCGCGCCCGAGCGGCCTAGCGATGATCTCGATTTTGCCGATGTGCACGGCCAGTACCACGTCAAACGCGCCTTCGAAATCGCCGCGGCTGGCGCGCACAATCTTCTGATGCTCGGCCCGCCCGGCACCGGCAAATCGATGCTGGCTTCGCGTCTGCCAACCATTCTGCCATTGTTGACCGAGCAGCAGGCCCAGGAAACCGCCGCGATCGCCTCGGTCAGCGATCACGGCCTCGATGTCGCAAATTGGCTGAGGCCGCCTTACCGTGCACCGCATCATACCGCCTCGGCTGCGGCGTTGGTCGGTGGCGGAAGTAACCCTCGGCCCGGCGAAATCTCGCTCGCGCATAACGGCACCTTATTTTTGGACGAACTGCCCGAATTCGACCGGAAAGTGCTCGAAGTGCTGCGTGAGCCGCTCGAAACCGGCCATATCACGATCTCGCGCGCGAACCGGCAGGCCGATTTTCCGGCCCGTTTCCAACTGGTTGCCGCGATGAATCCGTGCCCCTGCGGTTATCTCGGCGATGCGTCGGGCCGCTGTCATTGCACCTCCGAACAGGTGATGCGCTATCGCGCCCGGATTTCGGGGCCGCTGCTCGATCGGATCGATATGCATCTGGAAGTGCCGCGGGTTCCGCATGAGGTGTTGCGCAAAGGCTCGCCCGATGGGGAGGAAAGCAGCGCGGTGATACGGGCGCGCGTCGCCGCGGCGAGGATGCTCGCCGTCGCGCGCACCGGCAAGGCCAATTCGGGGATGACCGCGAAGGAAGTCAAACAGTTTTGCAATTTGTCCGAGCCCGGCCACCGCTTACTGGAGCAGGCGATGGACAAGTTCGGCTTGTCGAATCGCGCCTATCATCGGATCTTGAAGCTGGCGCGCACGATCGCCGATCTGGCTGGCTCTGAAACGATAGAGATCGCGCATTTGAGCGAGGCGATCGGCTACCGGAAGCTGGATCGGCGGTCATGA
- a CDS encoding bifunctional SulP family inorganic anion transporter/carbonic anhydrase has protein sequence MLNSFSKNLKDDISAGIAVFLVSVPLSLGIAMASGAPPLSGLITGIIGGLIVSQLSGSTLGINGTAAGLTVIILAAIQQLGFNAFLLAVVLAGLIQIGMGILRAGVIAYYFPSSVINGMLYGIGLILFLKQIPHAVGYDRDYEGDVNFIQSDQYSSFSELSHMLNSLSPGAVLISLLSLASLLIWEFLIKDKHPLLRLLQGGLVALLVGVLANLLLANFYPAWELKNAHLVMIPVFEHPSDVLSQLYLPDFARLFDPKVYWFALTIALVASIETLLTVEAVDKLDPYKRITPTSRELIVQGIGNICAGFIGGLPMTQLIIRSSINIESGAKSRTAALVQSLLLLFTIIFIPGVFNLVPLASLASILLLAGYRLARPQVFENMYMAGKYHFIPFCATVLGLVLTDLLTGIAIGMSFALIAILIENYRGSFYLRETHIGNKTVLRLSEQVSFLNKANVQRTLKQLPPGSEVVIDATRSKFIDYDIFEIIQNFRSEAQLKGIKLTVENLRGYGTLPPPETVGAQTSASQQSLTPAEVLAILKEGNERFVNNLKSNRNLLEQVNDTRKGQFPIAIILSCIDSRTSVELIFDQGLGDVFSARVAGNVVNDDILGSMEFACKLAGSKLIVVLGHSLCGAVKGACADVELDHLTGLLQKIKPAVHAVRAEFDAKNPPEQPVLVQKVAERNVHLSVEQIRKQSPLLDGMAKAGQIDIVGAMYDVETGQVEFYADTQTAAACCQAHPAAVAPAVTNVIPIGLQALGKSAV, from the coding sequence ATGCTTAATTCATTCTCAAAAAATTTGAAAGACGATATTTCCGCCGGCATCGCCGTCTTTTTGGTTTCCGTCCCGCTTTCCCTGGGCATTGCGATGGCATCGGGCGCGCCGCCCCTGTCCGGCTTGATTACCGGCATCATCGGCGGCTTGATCGTTTCGCAGCTTAGCGGTTCGACGCTCGGCATCAACGGCACGGCCGCGGGCCTGACCGTGATCATCCTCGCGGCGATACAACAACTGGGCTTCAATGCGTTTCTTCTGGCGGTGGTGTTGGCCGGTTTGATACAGATCGGCATGGGGATTTTGAGAGCCGGCGTGATCGCCTATTATTTCCCTTCCTCGGTGATCAACGGCATGCTCTACGGCATCGGCCTGATCCTGTTTTTGAAGCAAATCCCGCATGCAGTCGGCTACGACCGCGATTACGAAGGCGATGTCAACTTCATCCAGAGCGATCAATATTCCTCTTTCTCGGAATTGAGCCATATGCTCAACAGTTTATCGCCGGGCGCGGTACTGATCTCTTTGCTGTCGCTGGCGAGTTTATTGATTTGGGAGTTCCTGATCAAAGACAAGCATCCGCTTCTGCGCTTACTGCAGGGCGGCTTGGTAGCCTTGCTGGTCGGCGTGCTGGCTAATCTCCTGCTCGCCAACTTTTATCCGGCCTGGGAACTGAAAAACGCGCATTTGGTGATGATTCCTGTCTTCGAGCATCCGTCGGATGTCCTCAGCCAGCTTTATTTACCGGATTTTGCGCGGCTTTTCGATCCGAAAGTCTATTGGTTTGCTCTGACGATTGCGCTGGTCGCGAGCATCGAAACCTTGCTGACAGTTGAAGCGGTGGACAAGCTGGACCCCTATAAACGCATCACCCCGACCAGCCGCGAATTGATCGTGCAAGGCATCGGCAATATCTGCGCCGGCTTTATCGGCGGCCTGCCGATGACGCAATTGATCATCCGCAGTTCGATCAATATCGAATCCGGCGCCAAAAGCCGGACAGCGGCGCTCGTTCAAAGCCTGCTGCTTTTATTTACCATCATTTTCATCCCCGGCGTATTCAACTTGGTGCCGCTGGCGAGTCTGGCCAGTATCTTGCTGCTGGCCGGCTACCGTCTGGCCAGACCCCAGGTATTCGAAAACATGTACATGGCGGGCAAGTACCATTTCATTCCGTTTTGCGCGACGGTGCTCGGCCTCGTGCTGACCGATCTTTTGACCGGCATCGCGATCGGCATGTCGTTCGCTTTGATTGCGATCCTGATCGAAAATTACCGCGGTTCGTTCTACCTGCGTGAAACGCACATCGGCAACAAGACCGTGCTGCGCCTTTCCGAACAGGTTTCATTTTTGAACAAGGCCAACGTGCAACGGACCCTGAAACAGTTGCCGCCGGGCTCCGAGGTCGTGATCGACGCGACCCGGTCGAAATTTATCGATTATGACATTTTTGAAATCATCCAGAATTTCAGATCGGAAGCCCAACTCAAGGGCATCAAGTTGACGGTCGAGAACCTGCGCGGCTATGGCACCTTGCCTCCACCCGAAACGGTTGGCGCCCAGACCTCGGCCTCGCAACAGTCGCTGACGCCGGCCGAAGTGCTGGCCATACTGAAAGAGGGCAACGAGCGTTTCGTGAACAACCTGAAGTCGAATCGCAACCTGCTCGAACAGGTCAACGACACCCGCAAAGGCCAGTTCCCGATCGCGATCATCCTGAGCTGCATCGACTCCAGAACCTCGGTCGAACTGATTTTTGACCAGGGCCTCGGCGACGTGTTCAGCGCCCGGGTCGCGGGCAATGTCGTGAATGACGACATTCTCGGCAGCATGGAATTCGCCTGCAAACTGGCCGGATCGAAACTGATCGTCGTGCTCGGTCATAGCCTTTGCGGCGCAGTCAAAGGCGCCTGCGCCGATGTCGAACTCGACCATTTGACCGGCCTGCTGCAAAAAATCAAGCCGGCAGTTCATGCGGTTCGCGCGGAGTTCGACGCGAAGAATCCACCCGAACAGCCCGTGCTGGTACAGAAAGTCGCCGAACGCAACGTTCACTTGAGCGTCGAACAAATCAGGAAACAAAGTCCGTTGCTGGACGGCATGGCGAAGGCTGGCCAAATCGACATCGTCGGAGCCATGTACGATGTGGAGACCGGGCAGGTCGAATTTTATGCCGATACGCAGACCGCAGCTGCCTGCTGTCAAGCGCATCCGGCCGCCGTTGCGCCGGCTGTTACTAACGTCATACCCATCGGGTTGCAGGCTTTGGGCAAATCCGCGGTATGA
- a CDS encoding TIGR00266 family protein: MAQFTVTGDVDPFLHISLASGEKIYCESNAMVMMEDTLELKGKMTGGLGGALMRRLANDESFFQQHIEAVRGAGDCLLSPTLPGAIQVLDVGETHYMVSDGAFVAADHSVNLNVRTQGVGSALFGQTGGFFICEASGRGKLAVSGFGSSFVLDVEPGKDMIIDNAHVVAWDSRLHHEISVTTRQGGGLLGQLVNSVTSGEGMVLKFSGKGKVVICSRNRENFLSWLLKGMPANR; encoded by the coding sequence ATGGCCCAATTCACCGTCACCGGAGATGTCGATCCCTTTCTGCATATCAGCCTGGCCAGCGGCGAAAAGATTTATTGCGAATCGAACGCGATGGTGATGATGGAGGACACCCTGGAACTGAAGGGTAAAATGACCGGCGGGCTCGGCGGCGCCTTGATGCGGCGGCTGGCCAATGACGAATCGTTTTTTCAGCAGCATATCGAGGCAGTGCGCGGCGCCGGCGATTGCCTGCTGTCGCCTACCCTGCCCGGCGCGATCCAGGTGCTGGATGTCGGCGAGACCCACTACATGGTCAGCGACGGCGCTTTCGTCGCCGCCGACCACAGCGTCAATCTGAACGTCCGCACCCAGGGAGTCGGTTCGGCGCTGTTCGGACAGACCGGCGGCTTTTTCATTTGCGAGGCGTCAGGCCGCGGCAAACTGGCCGTCTCCGGCTTCGGATCGAGCTTTGTGCTCGATGTCGAACCGGGCAAGGACATGATCATCGATAATGCACACGTGGTCGCCTGGGACAGCCGCCTGCACCACGAAATCTCGGTCACCACGCGGCAGGGCGGCGGCTTGCTCGGCCAACTGGTCAACAGCGTGACCAGCGGCGAAGGCATGGTGCTCAAGTTCTCCGGCAAAGGCAAGGTCGTGATCTGTTCGCGCAACCGCGAAAACTTTCTCAGCTGGCTGTTGAAAGGCATGCCGGCCAATCGCTAG
- a CDS encoding TetR/AcrR family transcriptional regulator, with product MDQEKEDTQTKADAQDEILLAALKLFAEKGFFNTSLTDIADAAGVKGSSGIYQHFKNKQMIAAALYANIFDSLNVSIDDIRRKNQKPAEQLRGIVDLLFKLTDEAPHVMQLLLVLNINEILPDEKPLLETPPFAKILKIFQAGTKTGEMRNLSPHLCFAYFFGIIHHTLRMVLTGALDKKADTYQSQTWLAAWNTIAKK from the coding sequence ATGGATCAGGAAAAAGAAGATACTCAGACCAAAGCCGACGCGCAGGATGAGATTTTGCTCGCGGCGCTGAAACTGTTCGCCGAAAAAGGCTTTTTCAACACCTCGCTGACCGACATTGCCGATGCGGCCGGCGTCAAAGGCAGCAGCGGCATCTACCAGCATTTCAAAAACAAGCAAATGATCGCGGCAGCGCTCTATGCGAATATTTTCGACAGCTTGAACGTGTCGATCGACGATATTCGCCGCAAGAATCAAAAGCCTGCGGAGCAGCTGCGCGGTATCGTCGACCTGTTGTTCAAACTGACCGATGAAGCACCGCATGTGATGCAATTATTGTTGGTATTGAATATCAACGAGATATTGCCGGACGAAAAACCGCTGCTCGAAACGCCGCCGTTTGCCAAAATCCTTAAAATCTTCCAGGCCGGCACGAAAACCGGAGAAATGCGGAACCTTTCCCCGCATTTGTGTTTCGCCTATTTTTTCGGCATCATCCACCATACCCTACGGATGGTGTTGACCGGCGCGCTGGACAAGAAAGCCGACACCTACCAGTCGCAAACCTGGCTGGCCGCGTGGAACACAATCGCCAAAAAATGA
- the pgsA gene encoding CDP-diacylglycerol--glycerol-3-phosphate 3-phosphatidyltransferase — protein MTIEFNIPTNLTLLRIALIPLLMVVFYLPWAYANIACTAIFIAAGITDWLDGYLARKMQQETPFGAFLDPVADKLMVAFVLVLIVQQQANPYLAVPAAIIIGREITIASLREWMAEIGQRAKVKVSMLGKWKTTAQMVAITLLLYREDLLGVPINAVGYVLLYIAAVLTLWSMINYLCAAVAAIKEH, from the coding sequence ATGACCATTGAATTCAACATACCGACGAATCTGACCCTGTTGCGAATCGCGCTGATTCCTTTATTGATGGTCGTATTTTATTTGCCCTGGGCCTATGCGAATATCGCCTGCACCGCGATTTTTATCGCGGCCGGCATTACCGACTGGCTGGACGGTTATCTGGCCCGAAAAATGCAGCAGGAGACGCCGTTCGGCGCCTTTCTGGACCCGGTCGCCGATAAATTGATGGTCGCTTTCGTGCTGGTGCTGATCGTGCAGCAACAGGCCAACCCGTATCTGGCGGTGCCGGCCGCGATCATCATCGGCCGTGAAATCACGATCGCCTCGCTCCGGGAATGGATGGCCGAAATCGGCCAGCGCGCCAAGGTCAAAGTTTCGATGCTCGGCAAATGGAAAACGACCGCGCAAATGGTCGCGATCACCCTGCTGCTCTACCGCGAAGATTTGCTCGGCGTTCCGATCAATGCGGTCGGCTACGTGCTGCTGTATATCGCGGCGGTATTGACTTTATGGTCGATGATCAATTATTTGTGCGCGGCGGTTGCCGCCATCAAGGAACACTGA
- the uvrC gene encoding excinuclease ABC subunit UvrC: MHPEQPENAFDAKGFIKNLTTRPGVYQMLDAHGEIIYIGKAKNLKNRVATYFNNKAASIKQHTMVAKIASITVTVTHTEGEALLLESQLIKRHKPRYNICLRDDKSYPYIYLSSAHDFPQITFHRGAKKRPGKYFGPYPSVGAVRECLKLLQKIFPVRQCEDSVFQNRTRPCLQYQIERCTAPCVGLIDKPGYAQDVENTILFLEGKGGLVIEQLIVKMEQAAAALQFERAAQYRDQIAKLRAVLEKNFVHGERGDVDIIACATKANMACIQVFFIRSGQHLGNKQFFPKMSDEHDPAAILQAFIAQYYLERPPPHELIVSHPLEENDLIAEVLANQAKHQVAISANVRGERLKWLQMATENAATSLQNKLADKQGLYARFISLQEELGLAALPKRLECFDISHHQGEQTVASCVVFDREGPAKSAYRRFNIEGITPGDDYAAIHQAVSRRFKRLKQGEHEAPDILFIDGGKGQVHEAQKALAELDINNVMIVGVSKGPDRKPGMEKLILVDHNQPLAVNPGAGGLLLIQHIRDEAHRFAITGHRQRLGKVKKRSVLETIDGLGPKRRQLLLKQFGGLQGVTQAGVDALSSIDGISRQLAQRIYDSFHQADDH, translated from the coding sequence ATGCATCCTGAACAACCTGAAAATGCCTTCGATGCGAAGGGTTTCATCAAAAACCTGACCACCCGCCCCGGCGTTTATCAAATGCTCGACGCCCACGGCGAGATCATTTACATCGGCAAGGCAAAGAATCTGAAGAACCGCGTTGCGACTTATTTCAACAATAAAGCCGCATCGATCAAGCAGCACACAATGGTAGCGAAGATCGCCTCTATCACCGTGACCGTAACCCATACCGAAGGCGAGGCGCTGCTGCTCGAATCGCAACTGATCAAGCGCCACAAGCCGCGCTACAACATCTGCCTGCGCGACGACAAATCCTATCCTTATATCTATCTGTCCAGCGCCCACGATTTTCCGCAAATTACCTTTCACCGCGGCGCCAAAAAGCGGCCGGGCAAATATTTCGGGCCGTATCCGAGCGTCGGCGCGGTCCGGGAATGTTTGAAACTGCTGCAAAAAATCTTCCCGGTCCGGCAGTGCGAGGATTCGGTGTTTCAAAACCGCACCCGTCCCTGCCTACAATATCAGATCGAGCGCTGCACCGCGCCCTGCGTCGGCCTGATCGACAAACCCGGCTACGCACAGGATGTCGAAAACACCATCCTGTTCCTCGAAGGCAAAGGCGGCCTGGTGATCGAACAACTAATCGTAAAAATGGAACAGGCCGCCGCGGCGCTGCAATTCGAGCGGGCCGCTCAATACCGCGACCAGATCGCCAAATTGCGCGCGGTACTCGAAAAGAATTTCGTGCACGGCGAACGCGGCGACGTCGACATCATCGCCTGCGCGACGAAAGCGAACATGGCCTGCATTCAGGTGTTTTTCATCCGTAGCGGCCAGCATCTGGGCAATAAACAGTTTTTCCCGAAGATGTCCGATGAACACGATCCGGCGGCGATTTTACAGGCGTTCATCGCGCAATATTATCTGGAACGGCCGCCGCCGCATGAATTGATCGTCAGCCATCCGCTCGAAGAAAACGATCTGATCGCCGAGGTACTGGCCAATCAGGCAAAGCACCAGGTCGCGATTTCGGCGAATGTGCGCGGCGAACGGCTCAAATGGCTGCAGATGGCAACCGAGAATGCGGCAACCTCGCTGCAGAACAAGCTGGCCGACAAACAGGGCTTGTATGCGCGCTTTATCAGCCTGCAGGAAGAGTTGGGACTCGCCGCATTGCCGAAGCGCCTCGAATGCTTCGACATCAGCCATCATCAGGGCGAACAGACCGTCGCCTCCTGCGTGGTGTTCGACCGCGAAGGCCCGGCCAAATCGGCTTACCGGCGTTTCAATATCGAAGGCATCACGCCGGGAGACGATTATGCGGCGATTCATCAGGCGGTTTCGCGGCGCTTCAAGCGCCTGAAACAGGGCGAACACGAGGCGCCGGACATTCTATTTATCGACGGCGGCAAGGGACAAGTGCATGAAGCGCAAAAGGCATTGGCGGAATTGGACATAAACAATGTTATGATAGTGGGCGTTTCGAAAGGTCCGGACCGAAAACCGGGCATGGAAAAGCTGATCCTGGTCGATCATAATCAGCCGCTCGCGGTCAATCCGGGAGCTGGCGGCTTGCTGCTGATTCAGCATATCCGCGACGAGGCGCACCGTTTTGCGATCACCGGACACCGGCAACGGCTGGGCAAGGTCAAGAAACGCTCGGTATTGGAGACGATCGACGGATTGGGGCCGAAAAGGCGGCAGCTATTATTAAAACAATTCGGGGGGCTGCAAGGCGTCACCCAGGCGGGTGTGGATGCGCTTTCCAGCATAGACGGCATTAGCCGTCAATTGGCGCAACGTATATACGACAGCTTTCATCAAGCAGATGACCATTGA